Proteins from a single region of Parambassis ranga chromosome 16, fParRan2.1, whole genome shotgun sequence:
- the ceacam1 gene encoding carcinoembryonic antigen-related cell adhesion molecule 1, with protein sequence MPTITGPKVAYIGDNVTLSCYAKSKPASYYRWYFKACPVSNESEYFLRPLTANMSGMYTCIAFNNITSKNSTAYTFLRVIHDGPEMPTITGPKVAYIGDNVTLSCYAKSKPASYYRWYFKACPVSNESEYVLRPLTANMSGMYTCIAFNNITSKNSTAYTFLRVIHDPLTAVTVNILGPAILDEPLTLLCEATGSVDSIQWWKNGQLMSANNTAVFKMNNKTLTLNPVQYSDSGYYQCQAFNSLSNLTSDSCEVVVYYGPEMPTITGPKVAYIGDNVTLSCYAKSNPASYYRWYFKACPVSNESEYVLRPLTANMSGMYTCIAFNNITSKNSTAYTFLRVIHESIQNVQIKAPMTPAIEGHPYNLACVICGHADYVYWMKNDKILHEDYRVTFGIDNKTINFHSVDREDSDFYRCKAVNAVGSMTSQRRLLIVSYGPKSVDIFGPHSANGSSLVSLTCSADAWPKCNFTWFLNDQLIRLKNGAVLTFSATKQNEGNYTCEVWNPVTSITMYQTKTFTVASRASAILFQSQAGLMLMGLLVLSVPVVLN encoded by the exons ATGCCGACTATCACAGGACCAAAGGTGGCGTACATAGGAGACAATGTCACACTCAGCTGCTATGCAAAGTCAAAACCAGCCAGCTACTACAGGTGGTACTTCAAAGCATGTCCAGTCTCCAATGAGTCCGAGTACTTCTTACGTCCTCTGACTGCAAATATGAGTGGAATGTACACGTGCATTGCATTCAACAACATCACCTCGAAAAACAGCACTGCCTACACATTTCTTCGTGTCATTCATG ATGGACCAGAGATGCCGACTATCACAGGACCAAAGGTGGCGTACATAGGAGACAATGTCACACTCAGCTGCTATGCAAAGTCAAAACCAGCCAGCTACTACAGGTGGTACTTCAAAGCATGTCCAGTCTCCAATGAGTCCGAGTACGTCTTACGTCCTCTGACTGCAAATATGAGTGGAATGTACACGTGCATTGCATTCAACAACATCACCTCGAAAAACAGCACTGCCTACACATTTCTTCGTGTCATTCATG AtccactgacagcagtgacagtgaaCATCCTGGGACCAGCAATACTTGATGAGCCGCTCACTCTGCTCTGTGAAGCGACCGGATCTGTTGACAGCATTCAGTGGTGGAAAAATGGCCAACTTATGTCTGCCAACAACACAGCAGTCTTTAAAATGAACAACAAGACACTGACTCTCAACCCAGTCCAATATTCAGACAGTGGATATTATCAGTGTCAGGCCTTTAACTCTCTGAGCAACTTAACCAGCGATTCCTGTGAAGTGGTAGTTTACT ATGGACCAGAGATGCCGACTATCACAGGACCAAAGGTGGCGTACATAGGAGACAATGTCACACTCAGCTGCTATGCAAAGTCAAACCCAGCCAGCTACTACAGGTGGTACTTCAAAGCATGTCCAGTCTCCAATGAGTCCGAGTACGTCTTACGTCCTCTGACTGCAAATATGAGTGGAATGTACACGTGCATTGCATTCAACAACATCACCTCGAAAAACAGCACTGCCTACACATTTCTTCGTGTCATTCATG AATCAATACAGAACGTACAGATAAAAGCACCAATGACTCCTGCCATTGAAGGTCATCCATATAATCTAGCATGTGTCATATGCGGACATGCTGACTATGTTTACTGGATGAAGAACGACAAAATACTGCATGAGGACTACAGAGTTACTTTTGGCATTGATAACAAGACAATTAACTTCCACTCAGTGGACCGTGAGGACAGTGATTTCTACAGATGTAAAGCTGTCAATGCTGTTGGAAGCATGACCAGCCAACGTCGACTACTCATTGTCTCTT ATGGCCCTAAGAGTGTGGATATCTTTGGTCCACACTCAGCAAATGGAAGCTCCCTTGTGTCCCTCACATGCTCTGCTGATGCTTGGCCAAAGTGTAATTTCACCTGGTTCTTAAACGATCAGCTGATTCGTCTTAAGAATGGAGCTGTTCTCACATTCTCTGCGACAAAACAGAATGAGGGGAATTATACCTGTGAGGTGTGGAACCCTGTGACCAGCATCACAATGTACCAGACTAAAACATTTACAGTCGCCA GTCGAGCCTCTGCCATCCTCTTCCAATCCCAAGCTGGGCTGATGTTGATGGGGCTGCTTGTTTTGTCTGTTCCTGTGGTGTTAAACTGA
- the pafah1b3 gene encoding platelet-activating factor acetylhydrolase IB subunit gamma — MSAEDSNPAATPTPCEDTQGDGRWMSLHNRFVSDSKDKEPDVLFVGDSLIQLMHQFGIWRQLFSPLHALNFGVGGDATQHVLWRLSNGELDNISPKVVVLWVGTNNHGHTAEQIYGGIMAIVQVIKNKLPHAHTLVLGILPRGKLPNPLRERNAKVNNLVQEALSSLPHASFFNVDPGFVHSDGSISHQDMYDYLHLTPQGYQAVCEPLHAHLKSMLDKPAEN, encoded by the exons ATGAGTGCAGAAGACTCGAACCCTGCCGCCACACCCACTCCCTGTGAAGACACCCAGGGAGATGGACGATGGATGTCTCTG CACAACCGCTTTGTGTCTGACAGCAAAGACAAAGAGCCTGATGTCTTGTTCGTTGGAGACTCTCTTATTCAACTCATGCACCAGTTTGGG ATATGGCGACAGTTGTTCTCACCCCTCCATGCCCTCAATTTTGGGGTGGGTGGTGATGCAACACAACATGTGCTGTGGAGACTGAGTAATGGAGAACTGGATAACATCAGCCCAAAG GTTGTGGTTCTGTGGGTTGGCACAAATAATCATGGTCACACAGCTGAGCAGATCTACGGAGGCATCATGGCAATTGTCCAAGTCATCAAGAACAAGCTCCCCCATGCCCACACGCTCGTACTT GGTATACTGCCTAGAGGAAAATTGCCAAACCCTCTTCGGGAGCGCAATGCCAAGGTGAACAACCTCGTCCAGGAAGCCTTGTCATCTCTTCCTCACGCCTCCTTCTTCAACGTGGACCCTGGCTTTGTCCACTCAGACGGTAGCATCTCCCACCAGGACATGTATGACTACCTGCACCTGACTCCTCAAGGCTACCAGGCTGTGTGTGAACCCCTGCACGCGCATCTCAAGTCCATGTTAGACAAGCCCGCTGAGAACTGA
- the prr19 gene encoding proline-rich protein 19 has product MFGRALPEKKKFFSIFEEHSKVKDGSFSNADSSQYHQTNGKQKIKHLKTRKERSQRKGKWKETSKTTSNYHHRHSHRSGKDMPHFHTCGHSDCHSRRHASFPSVVPAAQEPSIITGSRLIGHHGLFNNDMKSIDIERLLNEQRKLEHSVEEVTEKENDALHLSSTSHIPAPADVAKNKEDPAGKEEQKNLHFNSQGTDITPGQRPQQKPDDLSFESTVSSKHSSLSGIATQTRKDIAERNSMKTANNKIKRHTTPKQTSKNQPFSVQDTQTDSLITSPLQLSSSPTADSCNTQHRRDNPEYVSKSARAVASRLCDCLQFPFLKRRNLVSESRKVLLKSLRERHGAWLQTNLSKVQQYLNQRVYSTEKDGGAEPTMEDQFLQPTGNWHFNWKDSSQPQQIQEQVKKAEWPTITKDTCVLDDFLRPDVSPQHCMDFNPSGSSLGSLFAPSTTFRKVEKPSTSNHWEHRFNRSIIQESPKFDFFENSPTNNTSTAHSTGTYYKPQYQPLFPNRTQLPLGRSAEATDFKQEQDPFRPDTYTSAPSFPIHHTYSFQPFSQFGHPAAQPALMSHNTDMMHYPPSHMLESETVPSFSSFTSPDDWSFPPMRLY; this is encoded by the exons ATGTTTGGCAGGgctttgccagaaaaaaaaaaattcttcagCATTTTCGAAGAGCATTCAAAGGTTAAAGATGGAAGCTTTTCAAATGCAGACTCCAGTCAATACCATCAGACAAATgggaagcaaaaaataaaacatttaaagacacGCAAAGAGAGAAGTCAGAGGAAGGGTAAGTGGAAGGAGACCTCCAAGACCACATCAAATTATCACCACCGTCACTCTCACCGAAGTGGTAAAGACATGCCACATTTCCATACATGTGGTCACAGTGACTGTCATTCAAGGAGACATGCATCGTTTCCAAGTGTTGTTCCTGCTGCACAAGAGCCCAGTATCATCACAGGCAGCCGCCTCATTGGACACCACGGCCTGTTTAACAATGACATGAAGTCCATTGATATTGAACGATTGCTAAATGAGCAGAGGAAACTGGAGCACAGTGTAGAGGAAGTGACAGAAAAGGAGAATGATGCCTTACATCTGTCTTCAACATCTCACattcctgctcctgctgatgttgctaaaaacaaagaagacCCTGCTGGAAAGGAAGAGCAGAAGAACCTTCACTTCAATAGTCAGGGAACAGATATTACGCCAGGACAGCGACCACAGCAAAAACCTGATGATCTCTCATTTGAAAGCACTGTCTCATCTAAACACAGCTCTCTCAGTGGAATAGCAACCCAGACCAGGAAGGATATTGCAGAAAGAAACAGCATGAAGACAGCAAACAATAAGATAAAGAGACACACTACCCCAAAGCAAACCTCAAAGAATCAGCCGTTTTCAGTCCAggacacacaaactgacagccTCATCACTAGCCCACTTCAACTCTCCAGCTCACCCACTGCTGacagctgtaacacacagcacagaagagACAACCCTGAGTATGTGTCAAAGTCTGCCAGAGCAGTGGCATCACGTCTGTGTGATTGTCTGCAGTTTCCATTTCTGAAAAGGAGAAACCTGGTGTCAGAAAGCAGAAAGGTGCTGCTGAAGTCCCTGCGAGAGAGGCATGGAGCCTGGCTTCAGACGAACCTCAGCAAGGTCCAGCAATACCTTAACCAAAGGGTTTATTCtacagagaaagatggaggtgcAGAGCCAACGATGGAAGATCAGTTCTTACAACCAACAG GAAATTGGCATTTTAACTGGAAGGACAGTTCACAACCACAGCAAATCCAGGAGCAG GTAAAGAAAGCTGAGTGGCCAACAATTACCAAGGACACTTGTGTTCTGGATGATTTCCTCAGACCTGACGTCTCTCCTCAGCACTGCATGGACTTTAATCCCTCTGGATCTTCACTGGGCAGTTTGTTTGCTCCCTCTACCACCTTCCGTAAAGTGGAAAAACCCTCAACATCTAATCACTGGGAACACAGATTTAATAGGTCAATAATCCAAGAGTCACCTAAATTTGATTTCTTTGAAAATAGCccaacaaacaacacaagtaCAGCCCACAGTACCGGCACCTACTACAAGCCACAGTACCAGCCCCTCTTTCCCAACAGAACACAGCTGCCGCTTGGACGTTCAGCAGAGGCAACAGACTTTAAACAGGAGCAAGACCCATTTCGCCCTGACACATACACTTCTGCCCCCTCCTTCCCCATTCATCATACTTATTCCTTCCAGCCTTTCAGCCAATTCGGCCACCCTGCAGCTCAGCCGGCCCTCATGTCCCACAACACAGACATGATGCACTACCCTCCATCTCACATGCTTGAAAGCGAGACAGTgccttccttttcttctttcacaaGCCCAGATGACTGGTCCTTCCCTCCTATGAGGCTGTACTAA
- the tlr21 gene encoding toll-like receptor 21 yields the protein MAAHHLLFAAIVLCAAQLIRGYSFNNCIATYSNKRSFQCIHRTDTYMSAIVNDLPKSTINLTICLNHVWHIPNNSFVHLPNLQNLRLDHNHLRIMEPLAFHNLHYLKSLNLSFNYISELNSSLFDGLHNLTFLSLTSNKLKQLPEGIFYPLLNLDTLIIRQNVLTDYSGIAKSVSNLTNLKTLDLCFNKLTSLHSNVSLPQSLAVFYVCRNNLYTLGCEGSFFKSVEVIDLSYNSELPTMAFQGLDLRSVKYLRLRSTSVNIVKFLSISNVPAGYVDFSGTGLQNDSLISEFCKLMRKKLNWIVKLRLGNNGIRSLADIPLYYCPKIKEALDLSHNNLKSVGCLCFLSRQTYLKRFDAEHNHLTSLQSCEKTVQNTVYWNLEELSYRYNRILSVNSNAFHHTPNIKTLKLNINTIAFLDRKALSGLKMLETLRLDNNLLTDVFSETFEDQVNLQTLNLRNNRIAVIFNETFHSLKNLTILDLGGNKITHIQPSGFNGLKSLAKLYLDGNNLRQIDTSLYRVFQDTLTALDLQSNQIRFLSEHISSPFMNLSKLSDLKLGEQKPYGLTLVPRSFFRGLHSLKSLYLTNNNINHLAPDAFDDLTSLRFLTLDNCCVGLAQLLPGVFKNLRNLTRLIVENMGIGNFSKEIFGNLTELRLLQLNRNVMQSIPVDTLESLSKLEYLDIRNIPLSCTCENKLLQNYTLNNQHVQVVYLYNIPCPHDLKHRLYNFDTKVCDMDIGEYLFFGTAAVIFLFTLTPLLYVKLYWKMKFGYYVFRSWFSEQWSRLREKEENCKYDAFISYNSSDEHWVINQLVPNLEGNGSSFKLCLHHRDFELGRDIVDNIVSAVYSSRKTICVVSRSFLQSEWCSLEIQLASYRLFDEHRDVLLLVFLEPIAERQLSSYHRMRKVMLKKTYLQWPGPGCTDPMQAQDLFWNQLRRAMRMDSRVKTEEKDIDKACVNPENKEHLENHISDENFYLLP from the coding sequence ATGGCCGCTCATCATCTGTTGTTCGCAGCCATTGTTCTTTGTGCCGCTCAGCTCATTAGAGGTTACAGCTTCAACAACTGCATTGCAACATACTCAAACAAAAGAAGTTTCCAGTGCATCCATCGCACGGATACGTACATGTCTGCTATTGTGAATGACCTGCCTAAGTCCACCATTAACCTCACCATCTGCCTGAACCATGTGTGGCACATTCCCAACAACAGCTTCGTTCATCTGCCGAATCTTCAGAACCTCAGATTAGATCATAATCACTTGAGAATCATGGAACCGTTAGCCTTTCATAACTTGCATTATCTCAAGTCTCTAAACTTGTCCTTTAACTACATATCGGAGCTCAACTCTTCTCTGTTTGATGGCCTGCACAACCTCACCTTCCTCTCACTGACAAGCAATAAATTAAAGCAGCTCCCTGAGGGTATTTTCTATCCTCTACTCAATCTAGACACTTTAATCATAAGACAAAACGTTCTGACAGATTACTCAGGGATCGCCAAGTCTGTGTCTAATTTAACAAACTTGAAAACACTTGACCTTTGTTTTAACAAACTGACTTCACTTCACTCAAATGTATCCTTGCCCCAATCCCTTGCCGTGTTCTATGTGTGTAGAAATAACCTGTATACATTAGGATGTGAAGGTTCATTTTTCAAGTCTGTAGAGGTGATTGATTTGTCATACAACTCAGAGCTCCCTACAATGGCTTTTCAGGGACTTGATCTGAGAAGTGTAAAATATTTGCGTTTGCGTTCAACAAGTGTCAACATAGTCAAGTTTTTAAGCATAAGCAATGTCCCTGCAGGTTATGTTGATTTCTCTGGCACGGGTCTGCAGAATGACAGCCTTATATCGGAATTTTGCAAACTGATGAGGAAAAAGCTGAATTGGATTGTAAAGTTGAGACTGGGTAATAATGGCATTAGGAGTTTGGCAGACATCCCATTGTACTACTGTCCTAAAATCAAAGAGGCTTTGGATCTATCCCACAATAATCTGAAAAGCGTAGGCTGTCTCTGCTTTCTCAGCAGACAGACATATTTAAAAAGGTTTGATGCAGAGCATAACCATCTCACCTCCCTCCAATCCTGTGAAAAAACAGTGCAAAACACGGTTTATTGGAATCTAGAGGAGCTGAGCTATCGTTACAATCGCATTCTCTCCGTCAACTCTAACGCTTTCCATCATACACCAAATATCAAGACTCTAAAACTTAACATTAACACAATAGCTTTTCTTGATCGCAAAGCTCTTAGCGGGTTAAAAATGCTCGAGACTCTCCGCTTGGACAATAACCTTTTAACTGATGTGTTTAGTGAGACTTTTGAAGATCAGGTCAACCTGCAAACCCTCAACCTACGCAACAACCGGATTGCTGTCATTTTCAACGAGACCTTCCATAGTCTAAAAAACCTGACGATATTAGACCTTGGAGGAAATAAAATCACTCATATTCAGCCATCGGGCTTTAATGGGTTAAAAAGTCTGGCAAAGCTCTATTTGGATGGAAACAACCTCAGACAAATTGACACTTCCCTCTATCGTGTATTTCAGGATACACTCACAGCGCTGGATTTACAAAGTAATCAAATTCGCTTCCTCTCTGAACACATCAGCTCACCATTTATGAACCTCAGCAAACTTAGTGATCTGAAATTAGGCGAGCAGAAGCCTTACGGCCTCACACTTGTTCCCCGCTCTTTTTTCCGTGGCCTTCACTCACTGAAATCTCTCTATCTCACCAATAATAACATCAACCATCTTGCTCCGGATGCCTTTGATGATCTGACAAGTTTACGTTTCCTCACACTAGATAACTGCTGTGTTGGGCTGGCACAATTACTACCAGGAGTCTTCAAGAATCTAAGAAATTTGACCAGATTGATTGTAGAAAACATGGGCATTGGGAACTTCTCAAAGGAAATTTTTGGAAATCTTACAGAGTTACGCTTACTGCAGCTCAATCGCAATGTGATGCAGAGCATTCCTGTAGACACACTAGAGAGCCTATCAAAACTCGAATACCTTGACATACGCAATATTCCTCTAAGCTGCACCTGTgagaacaaactgctgcagaactACACACTGAATAACCAACATGTTCAGGTGGTTTATCTCTACAATATTCCATGCCCTCATGATTTAAAACACAGGCTGTACAACTTTGACACCAAAGTTTGTGACATGGATATAGGAGAGTACCTGTTCTTCGGAACAGCAGCAGTGATCTTCCTGTTTACCCTTACTCCTTTGCTTTATGTCAAACTCTACTGGAAAATGAAGTTTGGCTACTATGTGTTCCGTTCCTGGTTTAGTGAGCAGTGGAGTcggctcagagagaaagaggaaaactgCAAATATGATGCGTTTATATCATACAATTCCTCTGATGAACATTGGGTCATCAACCAGCTGGTGCCCAACCTGGAGGGAAATGGATCATCTTTTAAACTATGCCTACATCACAGGGACTTTGAGTTGGGTCGTGATATTGTAGACAACATTGTCTCTGCTGTGTATAGCAGTCGCAAAACCATCTGTGTGGTGAGCAGGAGCTTTCTACAAAGTGAGTGGTGCTCTCTGGAAATCCAGCTGGCCAGTTACCGACTCTTCGACGAGCACCGGGACGTTCTTCTGCTTGTGTTCCTAGAGCCAATCGCCGAGAGGCAGCTATCTTCCTATCACCGCATGAGGAAGGTCATGCTGAAAAAGACTTATCTGCAGTGGCCTGGCCCAGGCTGCACTGACCCCATGCAGGCACAAGATCTGTTCTGGAATCAGCTCCGTAGGGCAATGAGAATGGACAGCAGAGTGAAGACAGAAGAGAAGGACATTGATAAGGCTTGTGTTAATCCTGAAAACAAAGAAcatttggaaaatcacatttcaGATGAAAACTTTTACTTGCTACcttga
- the cnfn gene encoding cornifelin homolog gives MAFQSNVISSQPQVSVTQYTVSSGLSDWSSNVCDCCEDCGICLCATFIPCILACKVAQDHGDSCCLPFLPGAMIALRTSIRSRYNIGGSVCDDWVIMACLPLCGLCQMAREQKMRG, from the exons atGGCGTTCCAGTCAAATGTGATCAGCTCGCAGCCTCAGGTCTCTGTCACACAGTACACCGTCTCCTCTGGACTATCAGACTGGAGTTCTAATGTTTGTGACTGCTGTGAAGACTGCGGCATCT GTCTTTGCGCTACGTTCATTCCCTGCATCCTGGCCTGTAAGGTGGCTCAGGACCATGGGGACAGCTGCTGCCTGCCCTTCCTTCCTGGTGCTATGATTGCTTTAAGGACAAGCATTCGCAGCAGATACAACATCGGT GGTTCGGTGTGTGATGACTGGGTCATCATGGCGTGCCTGCCTCTTTGTGGACTGTGTCAGATGGCACGTGAGCAGAAGATGAgaggataa
- the cxcr3.2 gene encoding C-X-C chemokine receptor type 3-2 isoform X2 — translation MDQFTATTLDYWDFDEYEDNNTLSPETSKTLSAPCLQDDVYGFAQKYYSVVYSLVFVVAVVGNVMVLCVIRRYRSSQRGGACAFSLTDTFLLHLAISDLLLAFTLPLFAVQWAHRWVFGLALCKISGALFSLNRYSGILFLACISFDRYLAIVHAVSSGWKRNTCHAQFACAIIWVLCLGLSGVDIAFKQVVEIKAVGYERPPVCQEWFTENSTQWHVGLQLVSLILGFGFPLLIMLYCYVQIFRSLCNATRRQKRKSLRLIISLVSVFVICWAPYNCFRLADSLQRLGVIAETCQFGRVVDIGTVITESVGLSHCALNPLLYGFVGVKFRRELARMCKGLLGQRMEGLKERRRRRTTGSTSTADSENTTYSVMV, via the exons ATGGATCAATTCACAGCGACCACATTAGATTACTGg GATTTTGATGAGTATGAAGATAACAACACCTTGTCCCCTGAAACAAGTAAGACCTTGTCAGCCCCGTGCCTACAGGATGACGTCTATGGTTTTGCACAGAAGTACTACTCTGTTGTATACAGCCTAGTGTTTGTTGTGGCTGTCGTAGGAAACGTGatggtgctgtgtgtgattaGACGCTACAGAAGCTCTCAGAGAGGTGGAGCCTGTGCCTTCTCTCTCACCgacaccttcctcctccacctggcCATTTCTGACCTCCTACTGGCCTTCACCCTGCCCCTGTTTGCAGTACAGTGGGCACACCGCTGGGTCTTTGGTTTGGCCCTTTGCAAGATCTCCGGTGCCCTCTTCTCCCTGAACCGTTACAGTGGCATCCTCTTCCTTGCCTGCATCAGCTTTGACAGATACCTGGCCATCGTTCACGCTGTCAGCTCAGGATGGAAGCGCAACACCTGCCATGCTCAGTTTGCATGTGCCATCATTTGGGTGCTCTGCCTAGGGCTGAGTGGAGTGGACATCGCCTTTAAACAGGTGGTGGAGATAAAAGCAGTGGGCTATGAGAGGCCGCCTGTGTGCCAGGAGTGGTTCACTGAGAACTCCACACAATGGCATGTGGGGCTGCAGTTGGTCAGTTTGATTCTGGGTTTTGGGTTCCCCCTTCTGATTATGCTCTACTGCTACGTCCAGAtcttcaggtctctgtgcaATGCTACTCGGCGCCAAAAGCGCAAGTCCCTCCGCCTAATCATCTCCTTAGTGTCCGTGTTCGTCATCTGCTGGGCACCGTACAACTGCTTCCGGCTGGCAGACAGCCTGCAGAGGCTGGGCGTGATAGCTGAAACCTGCCAGTTTGGCCGTGTGGTAGACATTGGGACTGTGATAACTGAAAGCGTGGGACTGTCACACTGCGCCCTGAACCCCCTTCTGTATGGCTTTGTAGGGGTGAAATTCAGGAGGGAGCTGGCTAGGATGTGCAAGGGGCTGCTGGGACAGAGGATGGAGGGGCTGAAGGAGAGAAGACGCAGAAGAACCACAGGATCGACCAGCACTGCAGACAGTGAGAACACCACCTACTCTGTCATGGTGTGA
- the cxcr3.2 gene encoding C-X-C chemokine receptor type 3-2 isoform X1: protein MDQFTATTLDYWQDFDEYEDNNTLSPETSKTLSAPCLQDDVYGFAQKYYSVVYSLVFVVAVVGNVMVLCVIRRYRSSQRGGACAFSLTDTFLLHLAISDLLLAFTLPLFAVQWAHRWVFGLALCKISGALFSLNRYSGILFLACISFDRYLAIVHAVSSGWKRNTCHAQFACAIIWVLCLGLSGVDIAFKQVVEIKAVGYERPPVCQEWFTENSTQWHVGLQLVSLILGFGFPLLIMLYCYVQIFRSLCNATRRQKRKSLRLIISLVSVFVICWAPYNCFRLADSLQRLGVIAETCQFGRVVDIGTVITESVGLSHCALNPLLYGFVGVKFRRELARMCKGLLGQRMEGLKERRRRRTTGSTSTADSENTTYSVMV, encoded by the exons ATGGATCAATTCACAGCGACCACATTAGATTACTGg CAGGATTTTGATGAGTATGAAGATAACAACACCTTGTCCCCTGAAACAAGTAAGACCTTGTCAGCCCCGTGCCTACAGGATGACGTCTATGGTTTTGCACAGAAGTACTACTCTGTTGTATACAGCCTAGTGTTTGTTGTGGCTGTCGTAGGAAACGTGatggtgctgtgtgtgattaGACGCTACAGAAGCTCTCAGAGAGGTGGAGCCTGTGCCTTCTCTCTCACCgacaccttcctcctccacctggcCATTTCTGACCTCCTACTGGCCTTCACCCTGCCCCTGTTTGCAGTACAGTGGGCACACCGCTGGGTCTTTGGTTTGGCCCTTTGCAAGATCTCCGGTGCCCTCTTCTCCCTGAACCGTTACAGTGGCATCCTCTTCCTTGCCTGCATCAGCTTTGACAGATACCTGGCCATCGTTCACGCTGTCAGCTCAGGATGGAAGCGCAACACCTGCCATGCTCAGTTTGCATGTGCCATCATTTGGGTGCTCTGCCTAGGGCTGAGTGGAGTGGACATCGCCTTTAAACAGGTGGTGGAGATAAAAGCAGTGGGCTATGAGAGGCCGCCTGTGTGCCAGGAGTGGTTCACTGAGAACTCCACACAATGGCATGTGGGGCTGCAGTTGGTCAGTTTGATTCTGGGTTTTGGGTTCCCCCTTCTGATTATGCTCTACTGCTACGTCCAGAtcttcaggtctctgtgcaATGCTACTCGGCGCCAAAAGCGCAAGTCCCTCCGCCTAATCATCTCCTTAGTGTCCGTGTTCGTCATCTGCTGGGCACCGTACAACTGCTTCCGGCTGGCAGACAGCCTGCAGAGGCTGGGCGTGATAGCTGAAACCTGCCAGTTTGGCCGTGTGGTAGACATTGGGACTGTGATAACTGAAAGCGTGGGACTGTCACACTGCGCCCTGAACCCCCTTCTGTATGGCTTTGTAGGGGTGAAATTCAGGAGGGAGCTGGCTAGGATGTGCAAGGGGCTGCTGGGACAGAGGATGGAGGGGCTGAAGGAGAGAAGACGCAGAAGAACCACAGGATCGACCAGCACTGCAGACAGTGAGAACACCACCTACTCTGTCATGGTGTGA